ggcttctctccccttgatTTCAAGGGGCTGGCACTGGCCGATCTTAAAGGCTGAGTCAGAGTGGCCTGAGTGCCATTTTCTGTGATTATTGAGGGGGATAATGATGTGGAACGTTTAGAAGAAGTCTCTCGCTTGATGACCACTGATCCCTCTGCACTCGGATGTGAGCTTTCATCAGAGATCACCTCCGGGTCCGTGCCAGCGTCTGGTTCATTCTTGATCTCTCGCAGCTCGAAGGGTTGGTCAAGTTCTTTGACACCACCCATGCCACTGTCCTCTGGGCTGTTGctctgccgctgctgctgcaacTCCTTGAGCTCCTTGGCGAATTCAGCCATGCCATACTGCTGTGCGATCCGCAGCCCTTCCTCAAACAGAGTTCCATTGGTGTTTCGTATTGCTGCGTACAGTGAATCAAGTGGTATGGAGGAGAATGGGTTAAAGCTATCATTGGAGTCTGAAATGGGTGAGGAGCTGCCACTAGCTGCCGATGGGTCATCTGCAACATCAAGCAACAATGTGTCAAGTATCTGCAACACTGAGCAACAAGATGATAACTTGCAACACTATGTTCAGCTGCATAACCCTGCCACTCTAACCAAGCAtctattacaataataaaaattgtatcaacatttcagattaaacatttaaatctACATTtgtgtaaaactattttctcaTTGCTTTCTTCACTCACATATTTATGGAAAGAGACATTACAATCATGTATCTGTGACAAATGAGATTCTTGTAATCAACATTTATGATAATGCtatgtacataaataatacatttcatgattacaaaagataaaaatctcTAGTAATGAAGATTAAAGTAATGCAAAGGACTAGAGTTTTATACGCAAATGGTTCAATCTTCtaagttttcttgttctgtCTTTCTTGCTAATGTGCTTCTACTTTCATTAGATCAAGGTGAAAGCTTTCAAACCTGTCAGTCAGGTCCCGGGAACTTCACCAGCAAACATCAGCTTACCTTTGTTCTGGTCACCGCCTTCACTTTGTTTAGAAAAGTTGGATCTGCAAAAATGAACCAGTGACATTGACTTTGGTTGAAGTATGCCATAAATTGTGTTGTCTGCAATGTTAGCACCTGCCTTAAGTCAGACTGTCTCTTATCCATATTCTTGCACAAACAGCAGAAgataaaattcaaatatttcaCTACTTTTGCTGCCacaataattatcatcatcatcattgtcccAACAATAACAAGTTCATGATAACAAAACTTGATGGCAAGAACATAATAAATCAATTATGGAGAAACAATGCAAGTTAGGCAACACAGCAATATTATTATAACGATATTCCAGGAATGGCTAGATTTTAGAAGTGACGGTCTGgaatcacaaaatatttatataaaaggTGTTTATGTTGACACATAATCATACTTGATATAGATATTCCAGTTAAGGTGGGCTGTAGTCTTTTTAtatatgttgatttgtatagccTTTTTCCCtaccattaaaggtgggctcaaagccTAGGCGTAATTGTCCACAGTTCAGAGctacagtaatgtgggagaaaTGTCTCATGTTGCAACTGtttggttaatacaacttctttctgtacataaaaGAACTCACGATCTAAGATTTCTAGATCAATCTGTTTAACAGCCACATTTTCATGACAGCCAGCCATTTATGTAGGAATAAATGCTTTCTGTATGAGGGTGACGGCAATTTGTGagaataggaagaagaaaaaaaaattgtttactgaagaatgctaggaaaaaaaaaggagcataAGCTTGTCTGTTGTTGGAGAACCTGTTGGCCTGCCTAATTGTCATTAGTTGTCCAGCAGCTCAGACAGAATGCTGCATCTGGAAACAGTTGTAGTTCAAATAGTTCAGACTTGCTGTTTAGAACCACCTATCAAgcatttctctcccttgtttCATACAACTCGCCTGTCATTCCTCTGTCTCCCCCCCTTCGCCACCCCTCACATCTTTTGTGCACCTTTGTAACCTGAACACACCTGCTGTGCCGGGAGTGTGGCTGACGAAGAAGGTCGCTGTGTTCCTGCAGCACCTGCAGCTGCTGTGAGGTCAGGCTGTCCAGCTCCGACTTCAGCTTCTGAGTCTGAAAGAAGTCCTCCTCCTCCCGCGCTGTGGCCAGCTCTGCCTGCACTTGCTCCTTATGCTGCCGGATGGACGCCAGTTCCTGGGCCACAGCACTCATTCTCTCCTTGACCATGGAACAGCATTTAAGACATTAAGCTTGACAGGTGCAAACAGTGTGTCAGAGAAATTATTACTTAAGTAAACTTCCTCTACTACATCTTTCCATTTCGCAGATTGAGCTAattgtctctcactcacacttcAAGTTCAATATTAACTGAAATGCATTCCATTTACATTAGATTCATATCTTTTTCAAGTAACTTTAAATTCTTTGTAATTACTAGCTCCTGACTTAAGCcttctttataatttaaaacGCTTCCCCATGCTCATAgagggaaataaaattttaaaaaggcataTTGCATTGTGGATCTGCAGGTTTCTCCAGACTCCATCATACCTCACGAGAATCCTTGTCAAACTCTTGTTTGACCTGTTTGCATCCAAATGATGCATCCAAATGTCGTTGAAATACAGGATCTAGCCGAGCCTTTTTAGTTGACACAACCACATCAGCAGCCCTGGAATAAACACATGCtcttggtaatttttttttatataaattatccCCATTTAATTATATAAGTTTTGATAATCATGCTCATCCTCAGTTACATAAGTCatggaatgaataaatatttcccCCTAACACCTTTAAATTACTTCATGCCACCTCTTTACCTGGAATGTCCTTTAGAGTATTGGTAACCACTGTCTCTCACAACCTGTCGTGCCAAAGGGAAAAGATCTTCGCGGCGTGTCAACAGAGCTGGACAATGCAGGCACAACTGAGCTGCAGCTTCATTCacagaaatctttaaaaaacagatttcaaaatgatcgcttacttttttttataacaaagGTCTCTTTACATAGGGTCTGAATCACAAAAGCAATTAAAGATCCATTCCACAAAAATCTAGAAAACTGTATCTTCATGAACTTTCTTGAAGGCTGGCTGCAGATATCGTTTTTTTAAGACATGATGCTTTATGTAAAAATTTGAGGGCGTGAAACAGATCAAGCCAGGAAACCTGTCTATGTCTGATCACGTTCTGAATAGAGACAGAATTAGCTGACAGCCCATAAACTGTGCTCAGATTATGAATTCCTAAAGACCTCTTATCTCATATATCAAAACTGCTGCCCTACAAGACAGCAAACTGACAAGGCTATGTTTGAAGAAGATGCACAAAATGAAGCTGTAAGTTCACATACCTCATGCAGAGACATAGGACGGTCATTTTTCCTTTTGGAATCAAATCGTCCATAAATTGCAGCATATTTTCTGAGTTCTTCAATTCTGTTTGGGTGGTCATCTTGCGATGTCATtagattctgaaaaaatattttaaaaattaaatgtgtatttaaaaaaattatttacaagtaCATGCAGTCTTGTCTTTTAAATGTATCCATAGAAAATATGGTATATGCACATTACACACATGCTCTTGGATATAAGCACCCATGATTTGGTGAATTAAACAGATTATTGGCATCATGGCTTTTCGTTTCTAGGATATATGCCGCTTTGTTTCATGTCACCCCTACatgttgttcttttatttgtttattcagcaAGTTCAGAAATATCTTGTTCACACAAACtccacattttatgttttttccaTAATGACATAATAAACCAATCTGAGCATCAAGCACAGGCACACTGGATTTGTGTTGAATATGTGATTACGGTTTTACCCAACTGACACTTCATTCCAGcaagtgtttttgttgttgtaattgttTAGACCTTTTATACCACATTAACATGAgtagatgaagaaagagaggtAGGGAGGCTGTGAGGAAAGACTTCTTGTACGTAGCTCTATCAAATTTGTCCCACTCTTCTAAAGTGGATGCAAGCAGCACACTTCCAACATGCTAACACCTGTTTGGATTTTCAGACAGCCTTAGGAACCGCACTCTCCTCCTTCACCTTTTGATCACAGCAAAATACTGACCAGCTTGAACAATTAGTAAAGTTTCCCATGATTGTTCGCTTATGGCATGAGTTCCTGAACACTACACCTCAGTCTTAAGAAGGCTCATATGGATCTTCTAAAAATGCAATGACTTTATTCATCTGCCTTAGTTACAAAAAAGAACTGTAGCAATGGGTTcatattataaagaaaaattatttgctttgcTTTCTGCTAAACCAAAGTCACCAGGTGAAAATAGGAAATTATATCCTCTCCAATGGCATTTTAAGCATAGTCTCTCTTTTATCTGCTTTCTCTAATGTACTGTCATTGAAAAACAGAGCTACAACAAAATGCTATTATTCccaagttttatattttgtgtaatataaGGTCTGCTCAGTACAAGAATTGTTGGTGACgaaaaaaactgaaagtctGATCTTCATGTACAGCCAACAGACTAAACAGTTTCTGTTTGACTCTAATGGCATATAATAAGTATCAAACTATTAAACATGATCCTTGTCACAAAACCAAGTGACAGATGaacacacataaaacaacataaagatgccATGTACTAGATAATATTTTATCTAGAGGGGAATTCAGAACAGCTCGAtatgaaagaacaaacaataccacaacatatCCATTTCCACCAAACAGACTCATACATTCACAGTTCAGATAGCTGCATTAATTCGcacacagtaacattcagaagtcTCGTCGCAGGGCCAAAACAACGAAGGCCAGCCTCAATCTATTGGTCCTGGTACTAAGCAGAATCtaagaaacaacaaactttaaaatgGAGATGCAAGCATATGcagaaaagagatgaaaaatgaaGTCTAAGCAAGTGACCTGAGATTCTCCGGGCattttcatcattcatttttGTCTATTACTTttaaaggtttttgtttttaaaaatcaaaatacctAACAATGAATTCAAGTCTTCTATTTCCTTGgctgattaaaacaaaaagacctACACTGATAAAAATGTCTACAATGCAAAGGACATCTCAAAAACAGACAACAGGTGTctctattaaaaaaagaaatttgtttgtgAGGCGTACACGAAACAATGAGGCAACAAATGATTAGCAATCTGAGCTCAAACCAATCCCTAAAGCAGCTGTTGTAAATTACATACATTACTTTCTTCATGTCCACCACCATCCCCCACTGCTCTTGAGATAATACAAGTGCAGATTCAACCCGTACTAAATGACAAGCTAGTCTTGAATTTATTGGATAAAACTTTTTGTAGACACTGTTATCTCCCTTCGCAagtactaatttttttttaaccatacTGGGGTGGCAGTGGGAAATGAAACAGGTTGAAGGTTCTCTCGGcactttgttttaaacatttcaaacagtttgtccaataaaaaatgaatgttcATCCCAGTTTTCTTATAATGTCCACTCCCAATTGactgctgacttttttttacatttttgactTGCATCCAGTCTGCTTTCCGCAGGCAGGAACTACTCATCCCCAAGGCTGTTTTATCACAATTTACTCTCCAAAAATTCTGTTAACCTTTGAAAGTCAGTATGACCTTTTGCTTTAAAAGGGCAGAAACTCAGGCAACATTAGAGGATAGAGACACAAGACTTTGCAAAGCAGTGCTTGGCAGACAAGAACAACAGTGTACAACCTGACGAGTAACTAATGGGTGTAGCCCACTAAAGAAAATTGATTtcccctctccatcccaacaaGACAGCAACTTTCAGTAAGATAGGTCATACGTAAACCCTAGGACTAATTTATAGGTCTAATATGGTAAATGCATGGGGTTGCTTGTCTTATGATAGCTTCTGATAGCCAAACAACCATACACAACTTCTCTTTTAAGTTAAATAGTTTATGTGTATCAAACAAGTATACTATTGATGATTGTAACAATGTCTACAGCAAATCTCTCAAAACAATGAgcatgtatttataatttaatctttttaatatCTTGCCTAATCTACAGAAGCAAAGTGAAAGTAAATTGTTTTGGTGCTGCTGACTGTGACAATGATATAGATGAtttgaaattaaatgaaaatgacaataacagtAATAGGACGATGATCACaattcaaacaacaacaatggtaatggtgatgatgatactGATGACTGCCAAGATGTTGGTACTTAATGTATGTTGTTGGTTTGAACATTTTAGGGTTAAAAAAACCACTGTTGGTATAATCAGCACTACCCTTGGGACCCAGAATAGCAGTTAGTCTAGAAAAAATGGCAATGTAAGACCCAATCAAGACTTTCAGaaatttttaaacagaaacaaCATTGATCTGTCATGAGTAGAATGACCTCACTGAACTCTGGCAGAGAGAATGTCagcacacacaagaaaaacaaataaataaaactttaagcAGGTGAGTCAACTAGGACACAATTCACGAGCCTTAACAGACCTAGAAGTTGAACGATGGTCCCATCATCCAAACAGGAATATATAACTCTGTATCCACCTATACAGTTTTCCTGAGATACTAAcagtgaagaaaacaacatcagCCTTTAGCCACAAAGTCATAGTCATCAATTTCCTGACACCATTTTCCAGTTAGTTAAAATTAAGTTTAAGACTATACTTTCTGCATCAGACTGAAATATCGCAAGCTCCATCTTCAAAAGAGTGGAGAAATGCATGAACAAAACAATCATCTCAATTGCATTTCCTCAAAACATCTGCTTAATCCACACGAAAGAAACAATGTTATGCACCTTCCCATACTTCCGCATCCTTTCCTtatgaaaatcattttaaaaatcttcaccTTAgtgatttataaaatacaatgaTACTTCAGATGCAAAATATTTCCTAAAGACAACAATATAACTTTTAGTGGCTTCTGCCTAAAATAAGAATATTCAAGGCTTGCAAGATTTAATGACCTGGGGAGATGTGCTGTCATGTTTGTCCTGGTAATGAAATCATCATTGCTGAACATTGATCCAAGGCAGGAGAAAATAACGTAAGAAAGGCTTCTAGTTACATCTTGTGCagtgtttttcttct
The Pomacea canaliculata isolate SZHN2017 linkage group LG2, ASM307304v1, whole genome shotgun sequence genome window above contains:
- the LOC112554371 gene encoding NGFI-A-binding protein 1-like isoform X6, which gives rise to MAARQSAPRLPSNKSSETLPNSGVEGGSGGAVAMTTSQPSNASEWQLYNVLKRANLLQYYDTFIAQGGDDVQQLCEAGEDEFLEIMALVGMAAKPLHVRRLQKALQEWVANPAALEANASAGYPVVPLTGPAPGSISAVVRDCVNLQTHPPQTSQAIVSATTWTPQPPPPPRSISPSESIPSPSSVSIGPDGKEDRGSSPMLQPVLIESQIKAIAMAASSLAKQLPYFEPKDLNAKKPINREIQNLMTSQDDHPNRIEELRKYAAIYGRFDSKRKNDRPMSLHEISVNEAAAQLCLHCPALLTRREDLFPLARQVVRDSGYQYSKGHSRAADVVVSTKKARLDPVFQRHLDASFGCKQVKQEFDKDSREERMSAVAQELASIRQHKEQVQAELATAREEEDFFQTQKLKSELDSLTSQQLQVLQEHSDLLRQPHSRHSRSNFSKQSEGGDQNKDDPSAASGSSSPISDSNDSFNPFSSIPLDSLYAAIRNTNGTLFEEGLRIAQQYGMAEFAKELKELQQQRQSNSPEDSGMGGVKELDQPFELREIKNEPDAGTDPEVISDESSHPSAEGSVVIKRETSSKRSTSLSPSIITENGTQATLTQPLRSASASPLKSRGEKPELKRKGENLEMLPTRPPSRRSRSNHNGGLCGSMA